The following proteins come from a genomic window of Eubalaena glacialis isolate mEubGla1 chromosome X, mEubGla1.1.hap2.+ XY, whole genome shotgun sequence:
- the LOC133082528 gene encoding melanoma-associated antigen 10-like translates to MSELRQPEADLQDPVQAQGPVEAQLFGAAGEEAASPSSSSSPVAPSFSAYAKSLPQEALTLLKADLVAFLLLKYRTKEPISKAEMLNMALRVHRDHFPVVFSQACECMQLVFGVDVKEVDPRKCTYVLVPTLGLTFDAVLSDGQSMPKAGLLVLILCLITLDGDRTPEEEGWEVLSIMGVCAGKQHCIYGEPRELLTNVWVQEGYLEYRQVPQCDPARYEFLWGPRAHAETSKWQVLEHLLRVNTLDPTSFSSLCAEAVSDEEEGA, encoded by the coding sequence ATGAGTGAGCTGCGCCAGCCTGAGGCAGACCTTCAGGACCCAGTCCAGGCCCAGGGCCCGGTGGAGGCGCAGCTGTTCGGGGCTGCGGGGGAGGAGGCTGCATccccctcgtcctcctcctcccccgtcGCCCCCTCCTTCTCTGCCTATGCCAAGTCCTTGCCCCAGGAGGCACTTACTCTGCTGAAGGCTGACCTGGTAGCGTTCCTGCTCCTCAAGTATCGCACCAAGGAGCCGATCTCCAAGGCAGAGATGCTGAATATGGCCCTCCGTGTCCATCGGGACCACTTCCCCGTGGTCTTCAGCCAAGCTTGCGAGTGCATGCAGCTGGTGTTTGGCGTGGATGTGAAGGAGGTGGACCCCCGCAAGTGCACCTACGTCCTGGTCCCCACCCTGGGCCTCACCTTTGATGCAGTGCTGAGCGATGGGCAGAGCATGCCCAAGGCCGGCCTCCTGGTGCTGATTCTGTGCCTGATCACCCTGGACGGTGACCGCACCCCTGAGGAGGAGGGCTGGGAAGTGCTGAGCATCATGGGGGTGTGTGCAGGGAAGCAGCACTGCATCTATGGGGAACCCAGGGAGCTCCTCACCAACGTGTGGGTGCAGGAGGGCTACCTGGAGTACCGGCAGGTGCCCCAATGTGACCCCGCCCGCTACGAGTTCCTGTGGGGTCCCCGGGCCCACGCGGAGACCAGCAAGTGGCAGGTCCTGGAGCATCTGCTCAGGGTCAATACCTTGGATCCCACGTCCTTCTCATCCCTGTGTGCAGAGGCTGTGAGCGATGAGGAAGAGGGGGCCTGA